Proteins encoded in a region of the Paenibacillus pedocola genome:
- a CDS encoding helix-turn-helix domain-containing protein, whose product MKHRKEPPGDKNIIGTRVVAIRKAKRMKQKDFLARLQTFGLDISPTSLSRLEGQYRLVQDYEVVAIAKALEVSVGELLGETKCMNDFE is encoded by the coding sequence ATGAAGCATCGCAAAGAACCCCCAGGTGACAAAAACATCATCGGGACCCGTGTTGTAGCTATTCGAAAAGCTAAGCGAATGAAGCAAAAGGATTTCCTTGCCAGGTTGCAAACCTTCGGGTTAGATATTAGCCCGACTAGTTTGTCTCGTTTAGAAGGTCAGTATAGGCTTGTGCAGGATTATGAGGTGGTTGCTATAGCGAAGGCGCTGGAGGTTTCTGTTGGGGAGTTGTTGGGGGAAACTAAGTGTATGAATGACTTTGAGTAA